Proteins from a genomic interval of Cucumis melo cultivar AY chromosome 7, USDA_Cmelo_AY_1.0, whole genome shotgun sequence:
- the LOC103494891 gene encoding pentatricopeptide repeat-containing protein At1g80150, mitochondrial: protein MLSLRPIRRFCHAATVIPSTDTTAAVLNHVQNSKALEEPALVKLKAERDPEKLFHLFKANAHNRLVIENRFAFEDTVSRLAGARRFDYIEHLLEHQKTLPQGRREGFIIRIIMLYGKAEMIKHALDTFYDMHLYGCLRTVKSFNAVLKVLMKSRDLGALEAFLNEAPEKFDIELDIISVNILVKAFCDFGFLNRAYLLMLDMEKLGIKPDVVTYTTLISASYKDRRSEISNGLWNLMVLRGCLPNLTTFNVRIQHLIERRRAWDANKLMKVMRSIGIVPDEVTYNLVIKGFCQAGLLDMAKRVYSALHGSGYKPNVKIYQTMIHYLCKSGDFNLAHTICKDAMNKNWFPNIDTIHSLLKGLNKMGQAGKAQLILSLARKRIPPFSKTQLEALNTTLANS, encoded by the coding sequence ATGCTCTCTCTGCGACCCATTCGCAGATTCTGCCATGCTGCTACCGTCATTCCATCTACAGACACCACTGCGGCTGTATTGAATCACGTTCAGAACTCAAAAGCTCTCGAGGAACCCGCCCTTGTAAAGCTTAAAGCAGAACGAGACCCCGAAAAGCTGTTCCATCTCTTTAAAGCCAATGCGCACAATCGGCTTGTGATTGAGAATCGATTTGCTTTCGAAGACACTGTGTCTCGACTGGCTGGAGCTCGTCGCTTTGATTACATTGAGCATTTACTTGAACATCAGAAGACACTTCCACAGGGACGCCGTGAAGGATTCATTATAAGGATCATAATGCTATATGGTAAGGCTGAGATGATCAAGCATGCCCTTGACACATTTTATGATATGCACTTGTATGGGTGTCTTAGGACTGTTAAGTCTTTTAATGCTGTGCTTAAGGTTTTGATGAAGAGCCGTGATTTAGGAGCCCTTGAGGCATTTTTAAATGAAGCTCCTGAAAAATTCGATATTGAGTTGGATATTATTTCTGTTAACATTCTTGTTAAGGCGTTTTGTGATTTCGGTTTTTTAAATAGAGCTTATCTTCTCATGTTAGACATGGAAAAGCTGGGAATAAAACCAGATGTGGTTACCTATACGACGTTAATTTCGGCTTCTTACAAGGATAGACGATCTGAAATTAGTAATGGTCTGTGGAATCTAATGGTTTTGAGGGGTTGTTTGCCCAATCTTACTACTTTCAATGTGAGAATTCAACATTTGATTGAGAGGAGAAGAGCGTGGGATGCTAATAAATTGATGAAAGTGATGAGGAGCATTGGGATTGTACCGGATGAGGTTACTTACAATCTGGTAATAAAAGGTTTTTGTCAAGCCGGGTTGCTTGATATGGCCAAAAGGGTTTATTCTGCTTTGCATGGGAGTGGATATAAACCGAATGTCAAAATATATCAAACCATGATTCATTACCTGTGCAAAAGTGGGGATTTTAATCTTGCACATACAATATGCAAAGATGCCATGAACAAGAATTGGTTTCCAAACATTGATACAATTCATTCATTACTTAAGGGCCTCAACAAGATGGGGCAGGCTGGTAAGGCTCAATTGATCCTATCATTGGCAAGGAAAAGGATACCTCCTTTCTCTAAAACTCAGTTGGAAGCTTTGAATACTACACTGGCCAATAGCTGA
- the LOC103494711 gene encoding peptide deformylase 1A, chloroplastic/mitochondrial → MEAIHRFSFRLFPISLAERCRKPSLLAPNFRKLIHRTISSSPNIPKFIPAPKTYGSSSTSIAKAGWFLGLGEQKKMSLPSIVKAGDPVLHEPAREVDPKEIGSEKIQKIIDDMVLTMRKAPGVGLAAPQIGIPLRIIVLEDTKEYISYAPKEEIKAQDRRPFDLLVIINPKLKSKSNKTALFFEGCLSVDGFRAVVERYLDVEIAGFDRNGNPIKVDASGWQARILQHECDHLDGTLYVDKMVPRTFRTAENLTLPLAEGCPKLGVR, encoded by the exons ATGGAGGCAATTCACCGATTCTCCTTCCGTCTCTTCCCAATCTCTCTTGCCGAAAGGTGTCGCAAGCCTTCTTTACTCGCACCTAATTTTCGGAAACTCATTCACAGGACCATTTCTTCATCGCCCAACATTCCAAAATTCATTCCGGCCCCCAAAACCTACGGTTCCTCTTCAACTTCCATTGCCAAAGCCGGTTGGTTTCTTGGTCTTGGAGAGCAGAAGAAAATGAGCTTACCGTCGATTGTGAAGGCTGGTGACCCAGTTTTGCACGAGCCTGCTCGTGAAGTTGATCCTAAGGAAATAGGGTCGGAGAAGATTCAGAAGATAATCGACGATATGGTTTTGACCATGAGGAAGGCTCCTGGAGTCGGTCTTGCAGCTCCCCAGATTGGAATTCCATTAAGG ATAATTGTTTTGGAAGATACTAAAGAATATATAAGTTATGCACCTAAGGAGGAGATCAAAGCACAAGATAGGCGCCCCTTTGATCTTCTG GTGATCATAAACCCAAAGCTAAAAAGTAAAAGCAACAAGACTGCATTGTTTTTTGAAGGGTGCCTCAG TGTTGATGGATTTAGAGCAGTGGTAGAGCGATATCTTGACGTTGAGATAGCTGGTTTCGATCGAAATGGGAATCCTATCAAGGTGGACGCTTCAGGATGGCAGGCTCGAATCTTACAGCACGAATGTGATCATTTGGATGGAACTCTTTATGTCGACAAGATGGTGCCTCGAACGTTCAGAACAGCTGAAAATTTGACTTTACCTCTTGCTGAGGGTTGCCCCAAGCTTGGAGTTCGCTAA
- the LOC107991268 gene encoding MAPK kinase substrate protein At1g80180-like: protein MEGLQRSAVSFRRQGSSGLVWDDRFLSGELKQTATTSEKEWEENQDQGKSTATATGVEPISITIERSRSNGGRGYRTGKVSPAIEPPSPKVSACGFCSAFGKPAKKSRRTKTGKRRSR, encoded by the coding sequence ATGGAGGGTTTGCAGAGATCTGCAGTTTCTTTCCGGCGGCAAGGTTCATCGGGATTAGTTTGGGACGATCGGTTTTTGTCCGGCGAGTTGAAGCAAACGGCGACGACGTCGGAGAAAGAATGGGAAGAGAATCAAGATCAAGGGAAGTCAACGGCAACGGCGACGGGAGTGGAGCCGATCAGTATTACGATCGAGAGGAGCCGATCCAACGGTGGCCGTGGGTATCGAACTGGGAAAGTGTCGCCGGCGATTGAGCCACCGTCTCCGAAGGTCTCGGCATGTGGATTCTGTAGCGCGTTTGGGAAACCGGCGAAGAAGAGTCGCCGGACGAAAACGGGTAAGCGTAGATCGAGGTAA